The Salvia splendens isolate huo1 chromosome 21, SspV2, whole genome shotgun sequence genome includes a window with the following:
- the LOC121783605 gene encoding lachrymatory-factor synthase-like, whose protein sequence is MEKSAKWEGKASAKLVRPTASEVWALVADFFSLHKFLPTIDTCFQVNTLVRHCAASASGHWCRERLTAIDPAEKRLSYEVVDSNMGFKRYESTMKVMDGGDEAGCEIEWSFVADPVEGMSCEDLAKYVAVGLQGMATNMEREGVGS, encoded by the coding sequence atggagaAATCAGCAAAATGGGAAGGAAAAGCCAGCGCAAAGCTCGTCCGACCCACCGCAAGCGAGGTGTGGGCGCTCGTAGCCGATTTCTTCAGCCTCCACAAGTTCCTCCCCACCATCGACACCTGCTTCCAAGTCAACACCCTCGTCCGCCACTGCGCCGCCTCGGCCTCGGGCCACTGGTGCCGCGAGCGCCTCACCGCCATCGACCCGGCCGAGAAGCGGCTGAGCTACGAGGTCGTGGATAGTAACATGGGGTTTAAGCGGTATGAGTCAACGATGAAGGTGATGGACGGCGGAGATGAAGCGGGATGCGAGATCGAATGGTCGTTCGTGGCGGATCCGGTGGAGGGGATGAGCTGTGAGGATTTGGCTAAGTATGTTGCGGTGGGGCTGCAAGGGATGGCTACCAATATGGAGAGGGAGGGGGTTGGAAGCTGA